From Candidatus Methylomirabilota bacterium, the proteins below share one genomic window:
- a CDS encoding branched-chain amino acid ABC transporter permease, which yields MDLVESYREDLRFARRSITRTLLGLLLAAVAVFPWVAPQYAVFIATLIALYSIGVMGQNLLIGYTGQISFGQAGFLAIGAFTFGHLRIWGLPFLVALAGAGVAAAMAGILVGFPSLRLKGPYLAIATLGFGVAVYQAFVNWEVLSGGRSGLAIPKLKPLLGLSAAQSVYYIYVILLALFTWATYNIISSYIGRAFIAIRDADIAAEVNGVNLTRYKLLAFALSSFYTGVHGALYAQVLGHIEPQIFNVLESITLFVAVIIGGVASVEGSILGAAFVLLVPKVFADFREMVPVVYGVTILLVLIFEPLGLYGRWLKTRLYFQLWPFR from the coding sequence GTGGACCTCGTAGAGTCGTACCGGGAGGACTTGCGGTTCGCGCGGAGGTCGATCACGCGCACCCTCCTCGGTCTGCTTCTCGCCGCGGTGGCCGTCTTTCCGTGGGTGGCACCCCAGTACGCCGTGTTCATCGCCACCTTGATCGCCCTCTACTCGATCGGCGTGATGGGACAGAACCTTCTCATCGGGTATACGGGCCAGATCTCCTTCGGGCAGGCGGGCTTCCTGGCCATCGGCGCCTTCACCTTCGGGCATCTCCGCATCTGGGGGCTGCCTTTCCTGGTGGCCCTGGCCGGTGCGGGCGTAGCTGCCGCCATGGCGGGGATCCTGGTCGGATTCCCCTCGTTACGGCTCAAAGGGCCGTACCTAGCGATCGCCACCCTGGGCTTCGGCGTCGCCGTGTACCAGGCGTTCGTGAACTGGGAGGTCCTGTCGGGGGGACGCTCCGGCCTCGCCATCCCCAAGCTCAAGCCGCTCCTCGGCCTGTCCGCTGCGCAGAGCGTCTACTACATCTACGTCATCCTCCTGGCGCTGTTCACGTGGGCGACCTACAACATCATTTCCTCCTACATCGGACGGGCCTTCATCGCTATCCGCGACGCGGACATCGCCGCCGAGGTGAACGGGGTGAACCTGACGCGATACAAGCTCCTCGCGTTCGCGCTCTCATCGTTCTACACGGGTGTCCACGGGGCGCTCTACGCGCAGGTCCTCGGCCACATCGAGCCGCAGATCTTCAACGTGCTGGAGTCGATCACGCTGTTCGTGGCCGTGATCATCGGGGGGGTAGCCTCGGTCGAGGGCTCCATTCTGGGAGCGGCGTTCGTGCTGCTCGTGCCGAAGGTGTTCGCCGATTTCCGCGAGATGGTGCCCGTGGTCTACGGCGTGACGATCCTGCTCGTGCTGATCTTCGAACCTCTTGGCCTGTACGGCCGCTGGCTGAAGACCCGTCTGTATTTCCAGCTCTGGCCGTTCCGATGA
- a CDS encoding branched-chain amino acid ABC transporter permease produces the protein MDRFLQYALTGVSAGSLYALVALGVVLIYRSTRVLNFAHGDVATLATFVAFSLLTHRYSFGVAVVVSLLVGAAVGVAFYFGVLVKAQRQGANLLGMVILTLGLALIIQGVVVYVWGAEPVSLPFPISDTKTYRVGGVVVSQLALATIAAGVAGSLCLYLLVQRTRVGLAMRATSENLMAAQTLGIPTRMVLGVAWGMASALGVVAGIFLAPALLLDPFFMLDPFLKGFAAAVLGGLNSLPGAVVGALILGVAESLTGAYLSIQFKNTLAFLIIIVVLLVRPEGLLGREFKERV, from the coding sequence ATGGACCGGTTTCTGCAGTACGCGCTCACCGGAGTGTCTGCGGGCAGCCTCTATGCGCTCGTGGCGCTCGGCGTGGTGCTGATCTACCGGTCGACGCGCGTCCTCAACTTCGCCCACGGCGACGTCGCCACGCTGGCGACGTTCGTGGCGTTCTCGCTCCTGACCCATCGCTACTCGTTCGGGGTGGCGGTGGTCGTCAGTCTTTTGGTGGGGGCGGCCGTGGGCGTCGCCTTTTATTTCGGCGTGTTGGTGAAGGCCCAGCGGCAGGGTGCGAACTTGCTCGGCATGGTGATCCTGACCCTCGGTCTCGCGCTGATCATCCAGGGCGTCGTCGTGTACGTGTGGGGCGCCGAGCCCGTGTCGCTTCCGTTTCCGATCTCCGACACCAAGACCTACCGGGTCGGCGGCGTGGTGGTGAGCCAGCTCGCGCTGGCGACCATCGCGGCTGGCGTCGCGGGCAGCCTCTGTCTCTATCTGCTCGTCCAGCGGACACGCGTGGGACTCGCCATGCGCGCGACCTCGGAAAATCTGATGGCGGCGCAGACGCTCGGCATCCCGACCCGGATGGTGCTCGGCGTCGCGTGGGGCATGGCCTCCGCCCTCGGGGTGGTCGCGGGAATCTTTCTCGCGCCCGCGCTCCTGCTCGACCCGTTCTTCATGCTGGACCCGTTCCTCAAGGGGTTCGCCGCCGCCGTCCTCGGCGGCCTCAACAGTCTGCCGGGCGCCGTGGTGGGCGCGCTGATCCTCGGCGTCGCCGAGAGCCTGACCGGGGCCTACCTGAGCATCCAGTTCAAGAACACCCTGGCATTCCTGATCATCATCGTCGTCCTGCTCGTGCGGCCGGAGGGGCTTCTCGGTCGGG
- a CDS encoding AMP-binding protein — protein MTAIEPRTLPELFAAQVSARGDALAIRFKEYGIWHRVSWHRYAEEVGRVATALLAFGLRPHENVAALAENRPEWLYCHLGIMTAAGVTVGVYPTSAPDQITYLLNHCEARLIFVENEEQLDKILAIAAQTRLERIVVWDAKGLWGFADERVTFFEDFLKQGQLFAETHPAAVAERRAAIAPEDNAMIIYTSGTTGPPKGAMLSHGSILWVTAAFLDINRVGPDDEVVSYLPFAHIYENLISVFGALRVGYVVNFVESLDTLFQNLREVSPTYFASVPRIWEKLASTVELRMSDSTLLKRRLYRLAVAVGRRYARARLAGGRIPLGVALAYRLAAWAVLGPLKRRLGFERTRIAVCGAAPASPELFEYYHALGIPLIEGYGQTESTGVISVNRVEAPRVGTVGQPIPGIEVALADDGEILTRGPHVFKGYFKDPELTAATVDPDGWLHTGDVGAWEGGYLKILDRKKDIIITAGGKNITPAYIENKLKFSPYVQDAVVIGERRKYLAALVLIDEDNVTKFAQDHRIPFTTFQDLTQNPEIGRLIEAEVEKVNKTLSQVETIKKFALLPRRFYAEEGDVTPTMKVKRRALEERYADLIRGLYRD, from the coding sequence ATGACGGCGATCGAACCCCGGACGCTCCCCGAGCTGTTCGCGGCGCAGGTCTCGGCTCGTGGCGATGCGCTGGCCATCCGGTTCAAGGAGTACGGCATCTGGCACCGTGTCTCCTGGCACCGCTATGCGGAAGAAGTGGGACGCGTCGCCACGGCGCTGCTGGCCTTCGGCCTCCGACCCCACGAGAACGTCGCCGCCCTTGCCGAGAACCGTCCCGAGTGGCTCTACTGTCACCTCGGCATCATGACGGCGGCCGGCGTCACCGTCGGTGTCTATCCGACGTCGGCGCCGGACCAGATCACGTATCTGCTCAATCACTGCGAGGCCCGACTGATCTTCGTGGAGAACGAAGAGCAGTTGGACAAGATCCTGGCGATCGCGGCCCAGACGCGTCTCGAGCGGATCGTGGTGTGGGACGCCAAGGGGCTCTGGGGCTTTGCCGATGAGCGGGTGACGTTCTTCGAGGACTTCCTCAAGCAAGGCCAGCTGTTCGCCGAGACGCACCCCGCCGCGGTCGCCGAACGCCGCGCGGCGATCGCCCCCGAAGACAACGCGATGATCATTTACACCTCGGGCACCACGGGGCCCCCCAAGGGCGCCATGCTCTCGCACGGGTCGATCCTCTGGGTGACGGCGGCGTTCCTCGACATCAACCGCGTGGGTCCCGACGACGAGGTGGTCTCGTACCTGCCCTTCGCGCACATCTACGAGAACCTGATCTCGGTTTTCGGCGCGCTGCGCGTCGGCTACGTCGTGAACTTCGTGGAGAGCCTCGACACGCTCTTCCAGAACCTCCGCGAGGTCTCGCCGACCTACTTCGCCAGCGTCCCCCGGATCTGGGAGAAGCTCGCTTCCACGGTGGAGCTACGGATGTCCGATTCCACCTTGCTCAAGCGGCGGCTGTATCGGCTCGCGGTCGCGGTCGGCCGGCGCTACGCGCGGGCCCGGCTCGCCGGGGGCCGGATTCCGCTCGGCGTCGCTCTCGCGTACCGGCTCGCCGCCTGGGCGGTGCTGGGCCCGCTCAAGCGGCGGCTCGGCTTCGAGCGTACCCGGATCGCGGTCTGTGGCGCGGCGCCGGCCTCGCCCGAACTATTCGAGTACTACCACGCGCTGGGCATTCCGCTGATCGAAGGCTATGGCCAGACGGAGTCGACGGGCGTCATCTCGGTGAACCGCGTGGAAGCCCCCCGGGTGGGGACCGTGGGCCAGCCGATTCCCGGCATCGAGGTGGCGCTAGCCGACGACGGCGAGATCCTGACGCGGGGCCCGCACGTCTTCAAGGGCTACTTCAAGGACCCCGAGCTCACGGCGGCGACGGTCGACCCGGACGGCTGGCTGCACACGGGCGACGTCGGCGCGTGGGAGGGCGGATACCTCAAGATCCTGGACCGCAAGAAAGACATCATCATCACGGCGGGGGGCAAGAACATCACGCCAGCGTACATCGAGAACAAGCTCAAGTTCAGCCCATATGTCCAGGATGCGGTGGTGATCGGCGAGCGCCGCAAGTACCTGGCCGCGCTCGTCCTGATCGACGAGGACAACGTCACCAAGTTCGCCCAGGACCACCGGATCCCCTTCACGACCTTCCAGGACCTCACCCAGAATCCCGAGATCGGTCGTCTCATCGAGGCCGAGGTCGAGAAGGTGAACAAGACGCTGTCGCAGGTGGAGACGATCAAGAAATTCGCCCTGCTGCCCCGGCGGTTCTATGCCGAGGAGGGCGACGTGACGCCCACGATGAAGGTCAAGCGGCGGGCGCTGGAAGAGCGGTATGCCGACCTGATCAGGGGCCTGTACCGAGACTGA